A window of Acinetobacter sp. TR3 contains these coding sequences:
- the pgaB gene encoding poly-beta-1,6-N-acetyl-D-glucosamine N-deacetylase PgaB: MTTRLVSPTLKTFLGLMIALVATTATFAENSKIDATTLTVIGYHEITDHKDALIPSYAVTAQQFSEHIDWLQNNGYHFINVDQLIKAHQGKYTLPTKPVLLTVDDGYQSFYQNAYPIVRAKKIPVVLAVVGSWLEPKANQKVDFGGEEITRNKILSWNELKEMQNSGLVEIASHSYHLHRGVNANPQGNSEPAAITRIYDSNTKTYESDANYQARVYQDLKKNNELLQAHGLRSPRVMVWPYGRYNMQLVQISKQLGMPITITLDDGADHAKQSIQNMGRILIQGNMSTNALAQEIKNRELNLNDNNRPQKIMHVDLDYIYDPDPQQQERNLGNLLDRINGMGVKTVYLQAFSDPDANGSADMVYFPNRHIPMRADLFNRVAWQIQTRTPVQRLYAWMPLLAWELPKSDPVSKDLVVTQQAKAGEHLNMGYIRLSPYSPKARQTIKEIYQDLAKSTPFDGLLFHDDVTLSDYEDASPQALAAYAKQGLPTDLAKIRNNDDKLQKWTAYKTRTLDDFAMELAGEVRRYQPYLMTARNLYAQVALNPYAENWYAQSLEESLKRYDFTAIMAMPYMEQSDNPEKFYTDIMNRVKQYPNGIKKTVMELQAINWRNDQKIPSEEMAATIKSLYQQGAMHIAYYPDDPIKEHPDVETMRKAFALKSSQLVP, translated from the coding sequence AGTTATGCAGTAACAGCACAACAATTCAGCGAGCACATCGATTGGTTACAAAATAATGGTTATCACTTTATTAATGTCGATCAACTGATTAAAGCACATCAGGGCAAATACACTTTACCAACTAAACCTGTGTTATTGACAGTAGATGATGGTTATCAGTCTTTTTATCAAAATGCCTATCCAATTGTACGTGCGAAAAAAATTCCAGTTGTATTAGCAGTTGTCGGTTCTTGGTTAGAACCAAAAGCTAATCAGAAAGTGGACTTTGGTGGGGAAGAGATTACGCGCAATAAAATTTTGAGTTGGAATGAACTCAAAGAAATGCAAAATAGTGGCTTAGTTGAGATTGCAAGTCATAGCTACCATTTGCATCGAGGAGTAAACGCAAACCCTCAAGGTAATTCAGAACCAGCAGCGATTACTCGAATTTATGATTCAAATACGAAAACTTATGAAAGTGATGCAAATTATCAAGCACGTGTTTATCAAGATTTAAAGAAAAATAATGAATTATTGCAGGCACACGGTTTACGTTCACCACGTGTCATGGTTTGGCCTTATGGTCGTTATAATATGCAATTAGTTCAAATTTCTAAACAATTGGGTATGCCGATTACCATTACTTTGGACGATGGTGCTGATCATGCCAAACAATCGATCCAAAATATGGGGCGTATTTTAATTCAAGGAAATATGTCAACCAATGCCTTGGCACAAGAAATAAAGAACCGCGAACTGAATTTGAACGATAATAATCGTCCGCAAAAGATCATGCATGTGGATTTAGATTACATCTATGATCCAGACCCACAACAACAGGAACGCAATTTAGGTAATCTGTTAGATCGTATCAATGGGATGGGAGTAAAGACAGTTTACTTACAAGCATTCTCAGATCCTGATGCTAATGGCTCTGCGGATATGGTGTATTTCCCAAATCGCCATATTCCAATGCGTGCGGATTTATTTAACCGAGTAGCTTGGCAAATTCAAACACGTACGCCAGTACAGCGTTTGTATGCTTGGATGCCTTTACTTGCATGGGAATTACCTAAATCAGATCCAGTGTCAAAGGATTTAGTTGTCACGCAACAAGCAAAAGCGGGCGAGCATTTGAATATGGGATATATCCGCTTAAGCCCATATTCACCAAAAGCAAGACAAACCATTAAAGAGATTTATCAAGATCTTGCAAAATCAACGCCATTTGATGGTCTGTTATTTCATGATGATGTGACATTATCTGATTATGAAGATGCAAGTCCTCAAGCACTAGCAGCCTATGCGAAACAAGGTTTGCCAACGGATCTGGCTAAAATACGAAATAATGACGACAAGTTACAGAAATGGACTGCTTATAAAACGCGTACCCTAGATGATTTTGCAATGGAGCTAGCGGGTGAGGTGCGTCGATATCAGCCTTATTTGATGACTGCACGTAATTTGTATGCGCAAGTTGCCCTTAACCCGTATGCCGAAAATTGGTACGCACAATCTTTGGAAGAGTCATTAAAACGCTATGATTTCACAGCGATTATGGCAATGCCTTATATGGAGCAATCAGATAATCCCGAAAAATTTTATACGGATATTATGAATCGAGTGAAACAGTATCCTAATGGGATTAAAAAGACGGTCATGGAGTTACAAGCAATTAATTGGCGTAATGATCAGAAGATCCCTTCAGAAGAAATGGCTGCAACGATTAAATCACTTTATCAACAAGGTGCGATGCACATTGCATATTATCCTGACGATCCGATTAAAGAACACCCAGATGTAGAAACTATGCGTAAGGCTTTTGCTTTAAAATCATCACAATTAGTACCATAA